In Spiroplasma chinense, the DNA window TCTTCAAGCCCTCCATAACATAATAAACAGGTAATAAAAGAAAAACATATTGCATGTTTTCAAATCAGTACAATATTATTCTACACTATATTGATAATTATTGTAATCAATTACTTTTATTTTTTTAATTCAAAAATTTATTTCAAAAATTTATTTCAACATTTACAACTTACTTATAAGTCTATTTATTATTATAGACAAAAAATGACACATAAAAAAGTGATTTTTAAAGTAAATTCACATTACCAAAACCAGTAAATATTTTCTTAACCTTTTACAAATATGAGATATCAGTCAAATTACATCAACATAAAAAATCAGCGTAAAACCGCTGATTTTTTAATATTATTTTGTTTTTAAAAAGATTAGTATGTCTTATGTAAAATTACACATTGATAAGGTTTGAATTCACCAGTATTCAAGTCTTTGTAATTATTAAACAATACTTCGTAATCTTTAAAATCTAAATTTAAATCATTACTTAATTGTTCTTCAAACAAATTAGCAACAATTAAATATTCGTCTTTAGAACCAACTCTTTTGTATGAACATAGTTGAGAATTTTTATCTAAGAATTCTATTTTACCTTCTCCTAAAGCTTCAGAGTTTTTCTTCATATTTAAAATGAAACTATAGAAGTTTAAGATTGAATTTTTATCTTTAAGTTGATCTGCAACATTAATTTTTTCATAATTTGGGTTTACTTTTATTTGTGGTTCATTTTCACTAAATCCCGCATATTTTTTGTTTTCTCATTGCATTACAGTTCTTGAATGGTCTCTACATTTTGAATCAACTATTTTAAAAATTTCTTCTTCACTTAATCCTTTATTTCTAAAAATTTCAACATTGTTTTTTGTTTCTACATCAAAAAAATCATCATTATCTTTAAAATTATAATTTGTCATCCCTATCTCTTCACCTTGATATACAAAAGGAATTCCTCTTTGTAAGTAAAGATATGTTGCAAAAGATGTTGCAGATTCATATCAATATTTACTATCATTTCCAAATCTTGAAACACTTCTTGGTTGATCGTGATTATTGAAAAATAGTGATAATAAACAATTTTGTTCTTGGTAATATTCTTGTAGTTCAGTTATTATTCTTTTAAATTCTTTTATATCTGGTTTTTTATAAAGTCATTTAACTTTACCTTCAAAATCAACTTTCATATGATTAAAATCAAAAATAACGTCTAATTCTTTATTTTCTTGTCTAACATATTCAATCATTATTTCCATGTTACTTGTAAGCATTTCTCCAACTGTTAAAAAGTCTTTAACATTTCCAAAAGAATTTTGATTCAAGAATTTTAAATATTCATGCATTCTTGGTCCATTAGTGTAAAGATTTCG includes these proteins:
- a CDS encoding alpha-amylase family glycosyl hydrolase, producing MKEREIVYEVFVKTFNAHKSNVGNIKGINEKLEYLKSLGVTQVWISPFYESDFEDSGYDVINYYKVDPSLGTNKDFEELIEKANELDMKIMIDLVLNHCSDKNEWFQKALKGDKKYMEYFYFRDPKPDGSVPNNWMSKFGGSAWEYVEELDKYYMHLFTKNQPDFNWENEELRNEIIKILNFWIEKGVRGFRFDVCNLYSKAEGLPDDTTDYGGRNLYTNGPRMHEYLKFLNQNSFGNVKDFLTVGEMLTSNMEIMIEYVRQENKELDVIFDFNHMKVDFEGKVKWLYKKPDIKEFKRIITELQEYYQEQNCLLSLFFNNHDQPRSVSRFGNDSKYWYESATSFATYLYLQRGIPFVYQGEEIGMTNYNFKDNDDFFDVETKNNVEIFRNKGLSEEEIFKIVDSKCRDHSRTVMQWENKKYAGFSENEPQIKVNPNYEKINVADQLKDKNSILNFYSFILNMKKNSEALGEGKIEFLDKNSQLCSYKRVGSKDEYLIVANLFEEQLSNDLNLDFKDYEVLFNNYKDLNTGEFKPYQCVILHKTY